The following are from one region of the Centropristis striata isolate RG_2023a ecotype Rhode Island chromosome 19, C.striata_1.0, whole genome shotgun sequence genome:
- the lrrtm4l1 gene encoding leucine rich repeat transmembrane neuronal 4 like 1, with translation MGPLLCDGRLTHLLFPLLLLLRAPLLFSFGERTCPNSCRCEGKTVHCDSAGFLDVPENISVGCQGLSLRYNELHTLLPYQFAHLSQLLWIYLDHNQISAVDSRAFQGVRRLKELILSSNRITSLHNSTFHGIPNLRSLDLSYNKLEILQPGQFHGLRKLQNLHLRSNGLSNIPIRAFLECRSLEFLDLGYNRIKALTRTTFLGLQKLMELHLEHNQFSRINFFLFPRLANLRSLYLQWNRIKVVNQGLPWTWYTLQKLDLSGNEIQTLDPAVFHCLPNLQVLNLESNKLSNVSQEAVTAWISLTSISLAGNMWDCGTGICPLVAWLRNFRGSKDTTMICSSPKFLQGEKIMEATRSHGICEETDYILTETPSPMSELISEATGEPTFAPTSGSPTMPPSNTFGPVPPYRPRPIPNPTFPGHMSKDPRDSIARTRPTQLPPPEMEHMTLHKVVVGSVALFFLMSLILTIIYVLWRRYPGATRLLQQRSMVGRKRRKKSPEPEQNLSSQLQEYYMSYNPAATPEALEVLGNGTGSCTCTISGSRECENEYTCPRPLPGAWLGDVPTIH, from the coding sequence GTCCATTGCTGTGTGATGGACGGCTGACAcacctcctctttcctctcctcctcctcttacgGGCTCCCCTGCTGTTCAGCTTTGGTGAGCGCACCTGTCCCAATAGCTGCCGATGTGAGGGGAAAACGGTCCATTGTGACTCAGCTGGCTTCTTAGATGTCCCAGAAAACATCTCAGTAGGCTGCCAAGGCCTCTCCCTGCGCTACAATGAGCTGCACACACTGCTGCCATATCAATTTGCTCACCTCAGCCAGCTTCTCTGGATATACTTGGACCATAATCAGATTTCAGCCGTTGACAGTCGGGCATTCCAGGGGGTCCGCAGGCTCAAAGAGCTGATACTGAGCTCCAACAGGATCACATCCCTGCACAATTCAACATTCCATGGAATTCCTAATCTCCGCAGTCTGGACTTGTCCTACAACAAATTGGAAATCCTGCAGCCGGGTCAATTCCATGGCTTACGAAAACTACAAAACCTACATCTTCGCTCAAATGGTCTCTCCAACATCCCAATTCGAGCATTCCTGGAGTGCCGAAGTTTGGAGTTTCTGGATTTGGGCTATAATCGAATCAAGGCTCTTACCCGCACCACCTTTTTGGGGCTACAGAAGCTGATGGAGTTGCATCTGGAGCACAATCAGTTCTCACGGatcaacttttttctgtttccgCGCTTAGCCAACCTGAGATCACTCTACCTGCAATGGAACCGCATTAAGGTGGTCAACCAGGGCCTTCCGTGGACTTGGTATACTCTGCAGAAACTTGATCTGTCTGGAAATGAAATCCAGACCCTGGACCCGGCTGTGTTTCACTGCTTGCCCAATCTTCAAGTCCTCAACCTGGAATCGAACAAATTGTCCAATGTGTCTCAGGAGGCGGTGACAGCATGGATCTCACTGACGTCCATCAGCTTGGCTGGGAACATGTGGGATTGTGGAACTGGCATCTGCCCGCTTGTGGCTTGGTTGAGGAATTTTCGGGGTAGTAAAGATACCACCATGATATGCAGCAGCCCAAAGTTTCTCCAGGGAGAAAAAATCATGGAAGCCACGAGAAGCCATGGCATATGTGAGGAAACTGATTACATTCTGACCGAAACACCTTCACCAATGTCAGAGCTCATTTCTGAAGCCACCGGTGAACCGACCTTTGCCCCTACTAGCGGCTCTCCAACTATGCCACCATCCAACACCTTTGGTCCTGTCCCACCATACAGACCTCGACCGATTCCTAATCCCACCTTCCCAGGACATATGAGCAAAGACCCAAGAGACTCCATTGCCCGCACTCGACCCACTCAACTGCCACCCCCAGAGATGGAACACATGACTCTGCACAAAGTGGTGGTGGGCAGCGTGGCACTCTTCTTCCTCATGTCCCTAATCTTGACAATTATCTATGTGTTATGGCGGCGCTATCCAGGTGCAACCAGGTTGCTGCAGCAGCGATCCATGGTGGGGCGAAAGCGTCGCAAGAAGAGTCCAGAGCCAGAGCAAAACCTTAGCTCCCAGCTCCAAGAGTATTACATGAGCTACAACCCTGCTGCCACACCAGAAGCATTGGAGGTGCTAGGCAATGGCACTGGTTCCTGCACATGTACAATTTCTGGCTCCAGGGAGTGTGAG